From a region of the Falco cherrug isolate bFalChe1 chromosome 9, bFalChe1.pri, whole genome shotgun sequence genome:
- the TAF5 gene encoding transcription initiation factor TFIID subunit 5 — protein MAALHEEPAEVVVVKPDPDAGTPPQPPAAPPVAAAAAPAAPPAPAVEGEAAGSGGEAAPPKPAAAGPAASPAALDRQTLVAVLQFLRRSNLRESEEILRREARLLGDDLGAAALSPAGAGLLGPGGDADSAGGEALLSRVTAAAAIPIGGTVATVASSSPGVAAVAAVPPGKVERGVVVEDQPDVSAVLSAYNQQGDPTLYEEYYSGLKHFIECSLDCHRAELSQLFYPLFVHMYLELVYNQHESEAKSFFERFHGDQECYYQDDLRVLSSLTKKEHMKGNETMLDFRTSKFVLRISRDSYQLLKRHLQEKQNNQIWNIVQEHLYIDIFDGMPRSKQQIDAMVGSLAGEAKREANKAKVFFGLLKEPEFDVPLDDEDEEGENEEGKPKKKKPRKDSVGSKSKKQDPNAPPQNRIPLPELKDSDKLDKVMNMKEAARRVRLGPECLPSICFYTFLNAYQGLTAVDITDDSSMIVGGFADSTVRVWSVTPKKLRSVKTAADLSLIDKESDDVLERIMDEKTASELKILYGHSGPVYGTSFSPDRNYLLSCSEDGTVRLWSLQTFTCLVGYKGHNYPVWDTQFSPYGYYFVSGGHDRVARLWATDHYQPLRIFAGHLADVTCTRFHPNSNYIATGSADRTIRLWDVLNGNCVRIFTGHKGPIHSLAFSPNGRFLATGATDGRVLLWDIGHGLMVGELKGHTDTIYALRFSRDGEILASGSMDNTVRLWDAVKAFEDLETDDFTTATGHINLPENSQDLLLGTYMTKSTPVVHLHFTRRNLLLAAGAYSSQ, from the exons ATGGCGGCACTGCATGAGGAGCCGGCGGAGGTTGTAGTGGTAAAGCCGGACCCTGACGCGGGGACGCCGCCgcagcctcctgctgctcctccagtcgctgctgccgccgctcccgccgctcccccggccccggcggttgagggggaggcggcggggagCGGTGGGGAGGCGGCGCCCCCTAAGCCTGCGGCAGCGGGCCCGGCCGCCTCCCCGGCGGCGCTGGACCGGCAGACGCTGGTGGCCGTGCTGCAGTTCCTGCGGCGCAGCAACCTCCGCGAGTCCGAGGAGATCCTGCGCCGCGAAGCCCGCCTGCTCGGAGATGACCTCGGTGCCgctgccctcagccccgccggcGCCGGGCTTTTGGGACCGGGCGGCGATGCGGACTCCGCTGGCGGCGAGGCGCTGCTCAGCCGGGtcaccgccgccgccgctatCCCGATAGGAGGCACCGTCGCCACCGTCGCGTCTTCCAGCCCCGGGGTGGCGGCGGTCGCCGCGGTGCCGCCGGGGAAAG TTGAAAGAGGCGTTGTTGTGGAAGATCAGCCAGATGTGAGTGCAGTGTTGTCTGCCTACAACCAACAGGGGGACCCGACGCTGTATGAGGAATACTACAGTGGATTAAAACACTTCATTGAGTGTTCCCTGGACTGTCATAGAGCAGAATTGTCTCAGCTGTTTTATCCTCTCTTTGTACACATGTACTTGGAATTGGTCTACAATCAACATGAGAGTGAAGCAAAGTCTTTTTTTGAAag ATTTCATGGGGATCAAGAGTGCTATTACCAGGATGACCTGCGTGTGTTATCTAGCTTAACTAAAAAAGAACATATGAAAGGTAACGAGACCATGCTGGATTTCCGAACAAGCAAGTTTGTGCTGCGTATTTCACGTGACTCTTACCAGCTCTTGAAGAGGCAtcttcaggaaaagcagaacaatcAGATCTGGAACATTGTTCAGGAACATCTTTACATTGACATCTTTGATGGAATGCCTCGCAGTAAACAACAGATAGATGCTATGGTTGGAAGCTTGGCTGGAGAGGCAAAACGAGAGGCTAATAAAGCAAAG GTTTTCTTTGGCTTACTGAAGGAACCAGAGTTTGATGTGCCTTTGgatgatgaagatgaagaaggagaaaatgaggaaggaaagccaaagaagaaaaaacctagGAAAGATAGTGTAGGgtcaaaaagtaaaaaacaagaCCCTAATGCTCCTCCCCAAAACAG AATTCCTCTGCCTGAACTGAAAGACTCTGACAAACTGGATAAAGTAATGAATATGAAGGAAGCTGCAAGGCGTGTGCGTCTTGGCCCAGAGTGTCTGCCCTCCATCTGTTTCTACACGTTCCTTAATGCTTACCAG GGTCTGACTGCGGTGGATATTACAGATGACTCCAGCATGATTGTAGGAGGCTTTGCTGACTCTACTGTCAGAGTGTGGTCTGTGACTCCGAAAAAGCTACGTAgtgtgaaaacagcagcag ACCTCAGTCTCATCGACAAAGAATCGGACGATGTCTTGGAGAGGATCATGGATGAAAAAACAGCAAGTGAGTTGAAGATTTTATATGGTCACAGTGGACCTGTCTATGGCACCAGCTTCAGTCCTGATAG GAACTATCTGTTGTCCTGTTCTGAGGATGGCACTGTCAGATTGTGGAGTCTCCAAACATTCACATGTTTGGTGGGATATAAAGGACACAACTATCCAGTATGGGATACACAATTCTCTCCTTATGGTTATTACTTTGTGTCAGGGGGACATGACAGAGTGGCTCG tctgtgGGCAACAGATCACTACCAGCCTTTACGGATATTTGCTGGCCATCTTGCTGATGTGACGTGTACCCGATTTCATCCAAACTCCAACTATATTGCCACAGGCTCAGCAGACAGGACTATACGGCTCTGGGATGTTTTGAATGGGAATTGTGTAAGAATATTCACTGGACATAAG GGACCAATCCATTCACTGGCATTTTCTCCTAATGGACGATTCCTGGCTACTGGAGCAACAGATGGAAGAGTTCTGCTGTGGGATATTGGACATGGCTTGATGGTTGGAGAATTGAAGGGGCACACTGACACTATCTATGCACTCAGATTCAGTAGAGATGGGGAGATTCTAGCATCAG GTTCAATGGATAACACAGTTCGTCTGTGGGATGCTGTGAAGGCATTTGAAGATTTAGAAACCGATGACTTTACAACAGCCACTGGACACATAAACTTGCCTGAAAATTCACAGGACTTGTTACTAGGTACATACATGACCAAATCCACCCCAGTTGTACACCTCCATTTTACACGCAGAAacttgctgctggctgcaggagccTACAGTTCACAGTAA